In Calothrix sp. PCC 7507, one DNA window encodes the following:
- a CDS encoding AAA domain-containing protein, giving the protein MSILEPQKIQDKINYWKKKLIGESNKNPLVDLRQNQKRLVPLLRDSSFLYSHFTGDEPESLPISELEPKQTDEDPLKLLDELRKEAKSTIEEKGFNSLFLVINALTWFNTENTHEKYVSPILLIPVRLEKIGRKSLEFTLHPIDDDIAVNFTLVNRLRDYGITLPDSDRVKELSYKDFFNEVRSAIAAKQPNWEVKETAHITLFPDAKAAMIQDLEQNQEKIANHPILKALASKETSNNIKSTTIFEEPELDQIDPSLIYQILDADSSQQVVIEAVKAGYNCVIQGPPGTGKSQTIVNIITELIGQDKKVLVVAEKQTALEVVFKRLKKSKLENICLNLHHEVTKKAKDLFNQLVQTYDDLSESNEAQQEDWETFFKPLRDYRQFLNDHAKGLHDKKQPLKKSAFNLYGEIRRLEREDKDIPQLEFNFSNLQDWPETKLLDAKKLLEELGQFEAIFRGRQKTLWSSSPVKYPWSSAIYQDLRGNLDSFSAGIKLAQNTVSSLVQLLNINETIENLYDLEELQPAVNHILNAPSNIETWSLSIDLDDLARLYLNLEKDIRDYQSFNSDLNCKYVRDFFTFDLLKIREIFAKRFTGIFRFFKPAYLKWLYDKRRERQRLIALRQDRKHIYEQELMRDIENAIERQNILIKLQDRNYQAREAFGSSFQKEMTNLQNIQQGLEWLENLNKNRLLDKETVGAVLNSRECYQKLEELLNDLQLALSQIQEGCKFLNKHFPKERLTALDVLKRRPLNEIEDFRRQAYNELDLFQQWLDCQEIVDKLKAIGTEEFLAKLQDTDILPDKWYLVLRKGFYENWLRHIHDDNSKLRKFSQNLHEQRINEFSEKDKQQYEVAIKRLRQLHAQRCQDWLKQPEAQAQVSNLKGEIKKKSRQQNIRQFIKKNAQIVTTIKPCWLMSPLGVCQYVDADAVEFDVVIFDEASQVRTENAVSSIMRAKQLIVVGDNKQLPPTAYFESAEADDSDDEEEEIYENLLDECSKLSIMLTRTLSWHYRSQDESLITFSNQEFYNSKLISFPNPAKDTSRGVHFHFVKGGIYANRENIREAEEVAKLTVQHYQQNSQQSLGIITSSKQQAKAIKEQLKQISIKHPEIEEFCQENSEKFFVKSIDDVQGDERDVILLSFGFGFDNKNSGQLNHNFGYFSRKQQDLGRRRLNVAITRARCKFVLVASIHHHHIIAEKGEQAALLKDYFAYVESGGQKLAKKGDDLSNLDLPFEEYISQVLTERGYLVKKRVGRSAYPIDLVVMDNSKPENEESLLGIVCDGGTYSKYPTARDRDRLRQEVLEKLGWRIYRIWSREWDRNREEQINRLIAHIENLRNQK; this is encoded by the coding sequence ATGAGTATTTTAGAACCTCAGAAAATCCAAGACAAAATCAATTATTGGAAGAAAAAACTGATTGGCGAATCCAACAAAAACCCGTTAGTTGATTTACGCCAAAATCAAAAAAGATTAGTTCCTCTTTTAAGAGACTCTTCATTTTTATATAGTCATTTTACAGGAGATGAGCCTGAATCATTACCAATTAGTGAACTGGAACCTAAGCAGACTGATGAAGACCCGTTAAAGCTTCTAGATGAGCTTCGTAAAGAGGCTAAATCAACCATTGAAGAGAAGGGTTTTAATAGTCTTTTTTTAGTCATTAATGCCTTAACATGGTTTAATACCGAAAATACTCATGAAAAATATGTTTCTCCTATTCTGCTTATTCCAGTGAGATTAGAAAAAATAGGTAGAAAGTCATTAGAATTTACTCTTCACCCTATAGATGATGATATTGCTGTTAATTTTACTTTAGTCAACAGGTTACGGGATTATGGTATAACACTGCCTGACAGTGATAGGGTTAAAGAATTGAGCTATAAAGATTTTTTCAATGAAGTTCGTAGTGCGATCGCTGCTAAACAACCCAACTGGGAAGTAAAAGAAACAGCACACATTACTTTGTTCCCGGATGCAAAAGCAGCAATGATTCAAGACCTGGAACAAAATCAGGAAAAGATAGCTAATCATCCCATACTGAAAGCTTTGGCTTCAAAAGAAACATCGAACAATATCAAGAGTACCACCATTTTTGAAGAGCCAGAACTTGATCAAATAGACCCTTCATTAATTTATCAGATACTTGATGCGGACTCCAGCCAGCAAGTAGTTATAGAAGCTGTCAAGGCAGGTTATAATTGTGTTATACAGGGGCCTCCTGGTACAGGAAAAAGTCAAACTATTGTTAACATCATCACTGAGTTAATCGGTCAAGATAAAAAAGTCCTTGTAGTTGCAGAAAAGCAAACTGCCTTAGAAGTTGTTTTTAAAAGACTAAAAAAAAGTAAATTAGAAAATATCTGTCTGAATTTACATCATGAAGTTACAAAAAAAGCCAAAGATTTATTCAATCAGCTAGTACAAACTTACGATGATCTTTCAGAAAGTAACGAAGCACAACAGGAAGATTGGGAAACCTTCTTTAAACCTTTACGCGACTATCGACAATTTCTCAACGATCATGCAAAAGGTTTACATGATAAAAAGCAACCACTAAAAAAGTCTGCTTTTAATTTGTATGGCGAAATTCGTAGGTTAGAAAGAGAAGACAAAGATATTCCTCAACTAGAGTTTAATTTCTCTAATTTGCAAGATTGGCCAGAAACTAAATTGTTAGATGCGAAAAAATTATTAGAAGAACTTGGTCAATTTGAGGCTATATTCCGGGGTAGACAAAAAACGCTATGGTCAAGTAGTCCCGTAAAATATCCTTGGTCGTCTGCTATATATCAAGATTTGCGTGGAAATCTTGACAGTTTTAGCGCTGGCATAAAACTGGCTCAGAATACTGTATCTTCATTGGTACAACTACTAAATATCAACGAAACAATTGAAAATTTGTATGATTTAGAAGAGTTACAACCAGCAGTTAATCATATCCTTAATGCTCCATCAAATATTGAAACTTGGTCATTGTCAATAGATTTAGATGATTTGGCACGGTTGTATTTAAACTTAGAAAAAGATATTAGGGATTATCAATCATTTAATTCCGATCTCAATTGTAAGTATGTGCGAGATTTTTTCACTTTCGATTTATTAAAAATCAGGGAAATTTTTGCAAAAAGATTTACGGGAATCTTTCGCTTTTTTAAACCAGCTTATTTGAAATGGCTATATGATAAGAGACGCGAACGTCAACGTCTAATTGCTCTTCGACAAGACCGCAAGCACATTTATGAGCAAGAGTTAATGAGAGATATTGAAAATGCGATTGAGCGCCAAAATATTTTAATTAAATTACAAGACCGCAACTACCAAGCACGTGAAGCTTTTGGTTCTTCCTTCCAGAAAGAAATGACGAATTTGCAAAATATCCAGCAAGGTCTTGAATGGTTGGAAAACCTAAATAAAAATCGCCTATTAGATAAAGAAACAGTAGGCGCAGTTCTTAATTCTAGAGAATGCTATCAGAAATTAGAAGAATTATTAAACGATTTGCAACTAGCCTTAAGCCAAATTCAAGAAGGCTGCAAATTCTTAAACAAACACTTTCCTAAAGAAAGACTAACAGCATTAGATGTATTGAAGAGAAGACCTCTAAATGAGATTGAAGATTTCCGAAGACAAGCCTATAATGAGCTTGATTTATTCCAACAATGGTTGGACTGTCAAGAAATTGTAGATAAATTAAAAGCTATTGGAACAGAGGAATTTTTAGCTAAACTACAAGACACTGACATTTTACCAGATAAGTGGTATTTGGTTTTACGGAAAGGCTTTTATGAAAATTGGCTGCGACACATACATGATGATAATTCCAAGTTGCGAAAGTTTAGCCAGAATTTGCACGAACAGAGAATAAATGAATTTTCAGAAAAAGATAAACAACAGTATGAGGTTGCAATAAAACGGTTGAGACAACTACATGCACAACGTTGCCAAGATTGGTTAAAGCAGCCAGAAGCACAGGCACAAGTAAGCAATCTCAAAGGGGAAATTAAAAAGAAAAGTAGACAACAAAACATCCGTCAATTTATCAAGAAGAATGCTCAAATTGTTACTACTATTAAACCATGTTGGCTGATGAGTCCTTTAGGGGTTTGTCAATATGTAGATGCAGACGCAGTGGAGTTTGATGTTGTTATCTTTGACGAAGCTTCTCAAGTTCGTACTGAAAATGCAGTATCGTCTATTATGCGAGCAAAGCAGCTAATTGTTGTTGGCGATAACAAGCAGTTACCGCCTACGGCTTACTTTGAAAGTGCAGAAGCCGATGATAGTGACGATGAAGAGGAAGAGATTTATGAAAATTTGCTAGATGAGTGTTCTAAATTATCAATTATGCTCACTCGTACTTTAAGTTGGCATTATCGTAGCCAAGACGAAAGCTTAATTACTTTTTCAAACCAAGAATTTTATAACTCAAAACTTATTTCGTTCCCTAACCCTGCAAAAGATACTAGCAGAGGCGTACATTTCCATTTTGTTAAAGGGGGAATATATGCTAATCGAGAAAATATTCGTGAAGCAGAGGAAGTTGCAAAGCTAACAGTGCAGCATTATCAGCAAAACTCTCAACAATCTTTGGGTATTATTACCTCAAGTAAACAACAAGCAAAAGCCATCAAGGAACAACTCAAACAAATCAGTATTAAACATCCTGAGATAGAAGAATTTTGTCAAGAGAACTCAGAGAAGTTCTTTGTTAAATCAATTGATGATGTTCAAGGTGATGAGAGAGATGTGATTTTACTAAGCTTTGGCTTTGGTTTTGATAACAAAAATTCCGGTCAGTTAAATCACAACTTTGGTTACTTCAGTAGAAAACAACAAGATTTAGGGAGACGAAGATTAAATGTTGCAATAACTCGTGCTAGATGTAAATTCGTATTAGTAGCTTCGATTCATCATCATCATATTATCGCCGAAAAAGGTGAACAAGCTGCGTTACTTAAGGATTATTTTGCATATGTTGAAAGTGGCGGTCAAAAACTAGCTAAAAAAGGTGATGACCTGTCTAACTTAGACTTACCTTTTGAAGAATATATATCTCAAGTTTTAACAGAAAGGGGATACCTAGTTAAGAAACGGGTAGGTCGTTCAGCTTATCCAATCGACTTAGTTGTGATGGATAATTCCAAACCCGAAAATGAAGAGTCTCTTCTGGGGATTGTGTGTGATGGCGGAACTTATAGTAAATATCCTACAGCACGCGATCGCGATCGCCTCCGCCAAGAAGTCCTAGAAAAATTAGGCTGGCGCATTTACAGAATTTGGTCTCGTGAGTGGGATCGCAACAGGGAAGAACAAATTAATCGGCTCATAGCGCATATAGAAAATCTCCGCAACCAGAAATAA
- a CDS encoding sulfate ABC transporter substrate-binding protein, with the protein MSNSQGMTQLGKSLIERIHRYGVKNFLYSRILGSWLNRSSIQSFVSLFIVGTVLSMAISACSGSNSVTNSDIKLKLVSFSVTKAAHDQIIPKFVEKWKQEHNQNVSFETSYGGSGAQTAEIIAGKQEADIVHLALPLDVSKIQQAGLIKPGWNIKSPRNGIVSRSVAAIVTREGNPKNIKTWEDLTKDGVKIIAANPKTSGIAIWEFLAFWGSVTQAGGDETAALDYVTKVYQNIPVLTKDAREASDLFFQKNEGDVLVNYENEVILSEKNGQKLPHTVPDINISIDNPVALVDKNVDKHGTRAVAQAFLDYLYSTEAQREFGKLQYRPVNPTAIAEVASQYPPIKTLFTAQDLGGWDLIQQKFFTDGAIFDKLQAAKKS; encoded by the coding sequence ATGAGCAATTCGCAAGGTATGACACAATTAGGTAAATCCCTAATTGAGCGAATACACAGATATGGTGTGAAGAATTTTTTGTATAGCAGAATTCTGGGAAGTTGGTTGAATAGAAGCTCTATACAAAGTTTTGTGTCTTTGTTTATAGTAGGTACTGTTTTGAGTATGGCAATTTCTGCCTGCTCTGGAAGCAATTCAGTTACCAACTCTGATATTAAGCTTAAGCTCGTTTCCTTTTCTGTAACTAAAGCAGCTCACGACCAGATAATTCCCAAATTTGTGGAGAAGTGGAAACAAGAACACAACCAAAACGTCAGTTTTGAGACAAGTTATGGGGGTTCTGGCGCGCAAACAGCAGAGATTATTGCCGGGAAGCAGGAAGCAGATATTGTACACCTAGCACTTCCCTTAGATGTGAGCAAAATTCAGCAAGCAGGGTTGATTAAACCAGGTTGGAATATTAAATCTCCGCGCAATGGTATTGTGAGTAGATCAGTTGCGGCGATCGTTACTCGTGAAGGCAATCCCAAAAACATCAAAACATGGGAAGATTTGACAAAAGATGGCGTGAAAATAATTGCCGCCAACCCAAAAACTTCTGGTATTGCGATTTGGGAATTCTTGGCTTTTTGGGGTTCTGTAACTCAAGCAGGTGGTGACGAAACAGCAGCATTAGACTACGTCACCAAAGTTTATCAGAATATCCCCGTGCTGACGAAAGATGCTCGTGAAGCTAGCGATTTATTTTTCCAAAAAAACGAGGGAGATGTCTTAGTTAACTACGAAAATGAAGTAATTCTGTCAGAAAAAAATGGGCAGAAACTACCACATACTGTACCAGATATCAACATTTCCATTGATAATCCTGTCGCCCTAGTCGATAAAAACGTTGATAAACACGGTACACGAGCAGTAGCGCAAGCATTTCTTGATTACCTATATTCGACAGAAGCTCAACGGGAATTTGGAAAATTACAATACCGTCCTGTTAACCCCACTGCTATTGCAGAAGTAGCATCACAATATCCGCCAATTAAAACATTATTCACGGCTCAAGATTTAGGCGGTTGGGATCTGATCCAGCAAAAGTTTTTTACGGATGGGGCAATTTTTGACAAGCTACAAGCTGCTAAGAAATCTTAA
- the pstC gene encoding phosphate ABC transporter permease subunit PstC, with protein sequence MAVTNSQDDFYQASRQSLDKNPADDIEEKIVGAILFACALVSVLTTTGIVIIIFQETFGFFQEVSFAQFFLDSKWTPLFAERHFGIWPLINGTFLTSAIAMAVAIPLGLSSAIYLSEYAQPKVAAVLRPAVELLAGVPTVVYGYFALLFVTPLLRTFLPVEIFNALSAGLMMGIMITPTVGSISLDSIRAVPRSLREGAYALGITKLETIFKVVLPAALSGITASIILGISRAVGETMTVVIAAGLQPKLTINLTESVATMTAYMAQISGGDSPRGSLNFKTLYAVGAVLFLLTLVLNIASYWISNRFKEKYE encoded by the coding sequence ATGGCAGTAACAAATTCGCAAGACGATTTTTATCAAGCATCTAGACAATCACTGGATAAAAATCCTGCTGATGATATCGAAGAAAAAATTGTTGGGGCAATTCTATTTGCTTGTGCTTTAGTTTCGGTTTTGACTACAACGGGAATTGTCATCATTATCTTTCAGGAAACCTTCGGCTTCTTTCAAGAGGTTTCCTTCGCTCAATTCTTTCTGGACAGCAAATGGACACCCCTATTTGCAGAGAGACATTTTGGAATTTGGCCACTGATTAATGGTACTTTTTTGACTAGTGCGATCGCTATGGCAGTGGCGATTCCCTTGGGTTTATCTTCGGCGATTTATCTAAGTGAATATGCTCAACCCAAAGTAGCAGCAGTTTTGCGCCCTGCGGTGGAGCTTTTAGCTGGTGTACCCACAGTAGTTTACGGCTATTTTGCTCTATTGTTTGTGACACCATTGCTGCGGACTTTCTTACCAGTCGAAATTTTTAACGCTTTGAGTGCAGGGTTAATGATGGGAATCATGATTACCCCTACAGTCGGTTCTATTAGTTTAGATTCAATCCGAGCCGTTCCTCGTTCTTTGCGGGAAGGGGCTTACGCTTTAGGGATTACTAAACTAGAAACCATTTTTAAAGTTGTCCTCCCAGCCGCCCTTTCTGGAATCACAGCCTCGATTATTTTGGGTATTTCTCGTGCTGTTGGTGAAACCATGACTGTCGTCATCGCCGCCGGATTACAGCCAAAACTGACGATTAACCTGACAGAATCAGTAGCCACGATGACAGCTTACATGGCACAAATTTCTGGTGGGGATAGTCCTCGTGGTAGTCTCAATTTCAAAACTTTGTATGCAGTAGGTGCTGTTTTGTTTCTGCTGACTCTGGTTTTGAATATCGCTAGTTATTGGATTTCCAACCGCTTTAAAGAAAAATACGAGTAA
- a CDS encoding trypsin-like peptidase domain-containing protein, giving the protein MIIAKIEELLTKIQQLQSIMIAVSTDSYHNPIREKEKLYTKLYREIVDIIEFLAEEGVLIENHNPCKSLSDWRDRWSTLERGLASKGGYVHDLYNTTFQQIDNVLFQHNIIGKSQQQLVDEWQISQFENLIAKIKKLKGIMISVAIQGRTDDLIKAEDEDYRQLYRELTLQISTLQKIGIPVTHPNNFRSLWQWYNHWSFNLDKSYDVRERYIDDLYEKIIKPIERSLNKYQDNSISTEEFLQDLQRRFHQKISVKPSNSSVPSKKVSSRLEEPDSNLEIYHQPEALEQIFNPLSIGVSQAVNDPFLPNLNLTWTYDNAMNPEIFLEQQDVTPLIMALNLFALKVNVASDRQNFLENAGVDLAFLSRLKFDTQPGTFAQSLVSAFKSYQISHKSFNSHPLVNVLKHLCELASLYGLKDQDIELFTRLVEKGQENFRALAVRNTVGRIESPIGNAIGTGVLITKNLLLTSNHIFSKSQVQKAWVRFGYTDASYISEKNIFVLDLITHNSRLDYALCEIKNQTQQQAQAIYSNGNSLLNSGQKIRIIHHPQGNPVIISDLGEIVQVGEDYIDHNLKTDNGSSGAPIFNCQWELIAIHQGNPGIGRTVTPGSTAGIPIRAIWNQISPHLG; this is encoded by the coding sequence ATGATAATAGCCAAAATTGAAGAACTGTTAACTAAAATTCAACAGTTACAATCAATTATGATTGCGGTATCAACTGATTCATATCATAATCCCATTAGAGAGAAAGAAAAATTATACACAAAACTGTACAGAGAGATTGTTGACATCATAGAGTTTCTTGCAGAAGAAGGGGTATTAATCGAAAATCATAATCCTTGTAAGTCTCTTTCAGATTGGCGCGATCGCTGGTCAACTTTAGAAAGGGGACTTGCCTCAAAAGGAGGATATGTTCACGACCTATATAATACTACTTTCCAGCAAATTGATAATGTTTTGTTTCAGCACAATATTATAGGTAAATCTCAGCAACAGTTAGTTGATGAGTGGCAAATCTCACAATTTGAAAACCTGATAGCAAAGATTAAGAAATTGAAGGGAATTATGATTTCGGTTGCTATTCAGGGACGAACTGATGATCTAATTAAGGCTGAGGATGAGGATTATCGTCAACTCTACCGAGAGTTGACATTACAAATAAGTACTCTTCAAAAAATAGGTATACCTGTTACACATCCCAATAATTTTAGGTCACTTTGGCAATGGTATAATCACTGGTCATTCAATTTAGATAAATCATATGATGTACGAGAAAGATATATTGATGACCTCTATGAAAAAATTATCAAACCAATTGAGAGAAGCTTAAATAAATATCAAGACAATTCAATTTCTACTGAAGAGTTTCTTCAAGATTTACAGCGTCGTTTTCATCAAAAGATATCTGTTAAACCTAGCAATTCCTCTGTACCTAGTAAAAAAGTTAGTAGCAGATTAGAAGAACCTGATTCTAATTTAGAAATTTACCATCAACCAGAGGCATTAGAACAGATTTTTAATCCATTATCTATTGGAGTAAGTCAAGCTGTTAACGATCCTTTTCTTCCAAATTTAAATTTAACTTGGACATATGATAATGCCATGAATCCAGAAATATTTTTAGAACAGCAAGATGTTACACCATTAATTATGGCACTAAATCTCTTTGCTCTCAAGGTCAATGTAGCCAGTGATCGCCAAAATTTTTTAGAAAATGCTGGGGTTGATTTGGCATTTTTAAGTAGATTGAAATTTGATACTCAACCAGGTACATTTGCCCAATCATTAGTATCAGCATTTAAAAGTTATCAAATATCTCATAAAAGCTTTAACTCTCATCCATTAGTAAATGTGCTTAAGCATCTATGTGAATTAGCATCTCTGTATGGATTGAAAGACCAAGATATAGAATTATTTACTCGATTAGTCGAAAAAGGTCAGGAAAACTTTCGAGCTTTAGCTGTGCGTAACACAGTTGGTAGAATCGAATCACCCATCGGAAACGCCATAGGTACAGGGGTTTTAATTACGAAAAATTTATTACTAACATCTAATCATATTTTTAGTAAGAGCCAAGTGCAAAAAGCATGGGTGCGCTTTGGCTATACTGATGCAAGTTACATATCAGAAAAAAATATATTTGTGTTAGATTTGATTACTCATAATAGTCGCCTTGATTATGCTTTATGTGAAATCAAGAATCAAACACAACAACAAGCTCAAGCTATCTATAGTAATGGAAATTCTCTATTAAATAGTGGTCAAAAGATTCGTATTATTCATCATCCACAGGGAAATCCTGTAATAATCTCTGACTTAGGCGAGATTGTGCAAGTAGGAGAAGATTACATTGACCACAATCTAAAAACTGATAATGGTTCCTCTGGCGCACCTATTTTTAATTGCCAGTGGGAATTGATTGCAATTCATCAAGGAAATCCCGGTATAGGACGTACTGTGACTCCAGGTTCAACGGCAGGTATTCCCATTCGTGCTATTTGGAATCAGATTTCACCGCATTTGGGTTGA
- the sbcD gene encoding exonuclease subunit SbcD yields the protein MIKILHLSDIHMGSGFSHGRMNPVTGLNTRLEDFVNTLARCIDRAIAEPVDLVIFGGDAFPDATPPPYVQGAFAAQFRRLVDADIPTVLLVGNHDQHSQGQGGASLNIYRTLGVPGFVVGDTLTTHQISTRNGLVQVITLPWLTRSTLMTRQETEGLSMAEVNQLLTQRLQVVLEGEVRRLDANVPTVLLAHLMADNATLGAEKFLAVGKGFTLPLSLLTRPCFDYVALGHVHRHQNLNKSNNPPVIYPGSIERVDFSEEKEDKGYVMVELERGKADWEFCPLPVRTFRTIEVDISKADDPQAALMKAIAKYDIQDAVVRLIYKLRSEQLDLIDNTSLHTALTAAHTYSIQPELLSQLARPRIPELSASSSIDPMDALKTYLNNREDLKDIAASMLEAAQKLLADDVEVWLESATQE from the coding sequence ATGATCAAAATCCTCCATCTCTCTGATATCCACATGGGAAGCGGTTTTTCCCACGGACGAATGAATCCGGTAACAGGATTGAACACACGATTGGAGGATTTTGTCAATACACTGGCTAGGTGTATTGATCGAGCGATCGCAGAACCAGTAGATTTGGTAATATTTGGTGGCGATGCTTTTCCTGATGCGACACCACCGCCTTATGTGCAAGGAGCTTTTGCGGCTCAGTTTCGTCGTCTTGTGGATGCAGATATTCCTACAGTGCTGTTGGTGGGGAACCATGACCAACATTCCCAAGGACAGGGAGGCGCAAGTCTAAATATTTATCGCACCTTGGGAGTACCGGGATTTGTTGTAGGTGATACTTTAACTACTCATCAAATCTCAACCCGCAATGGACTAGTACAAGTAATTACTTTACCTTGGTTGACTCGTTCGACGCTGATGACTCGCCAAGAAACTGAAGGTTTGTCTATGGCGGAAGTCAACCAATTATTGACCCAACGGCTACAAGTTGTTTTGGAAGGAGAAGTTCGCCGTCTGGATGCAAATGTACCAACTGTTCTTTTGGCGCATTTGATGGCTGATAACGCGACTTTGGGAGCAGAAAAGTTTTTAGCGGTGGGTAAAGGTTTCACTTTACCTCTATCTTTGTTGACGCGTCCCTGTTTTGATTATGTGGCATTAGGACACGTTCACCGCCATCAAAATCTCAATAAATCCAACAACCCGCCGGTGATTTATCCAGGAAGTATTGAGCGAGTGGATTTTAGTGAAGAAAAGGAAGACAAAGGTTATGTAATGGTTGAATTGGAGCGGGGTAAGGCGGATTGGGAATTTTGTCCCTTACCTGTGAGGACTTTCCGGACAATTGAGGTGGATATATCAAAAGCAGATGATCCTCAAGCAGCTTTAATGAAAGCGATCGCTAAATATGATATTCAAGATGCTGTAGTCCGCTTAATTTATAAACTCCGCTCTGAACAGCTTGATTTAATTGATAACACCTCGCTGCATACTGCTCTAACTGCTGCTCACACCTACAGCATTCAACCAGAATTGTTAAGTCAGTTAGCCAGACCCCGCATTCCCGAATTGAGTGCAAGTAGCAGCATCGACCCAATGGATGCACTGAAAACTTATTTAAATAATCGTGAAGACCTAAAAGATATCGCCGCATCTATGCTAGAAGCTGCACAGAAGTTGCTAGCAGATGATGTCGAGGTTTGGCTGGAAAGTGCCACTCAAGAGTAG
- a CDS encoding PstS family phosphate ABC transporter substrate-binding protein, translating into MNFHSRFKGSFFLASLLLMSSSITACGGGSGQKRQVSIDGAAVGFPISLAVAEEYQKVKSAAAVSVASSGTGGGFSKFCAGDIDIVGASRTIRDEELKKCGSKKIEFVEIPIALDGIAVIANKQNNFAKCLTIDELKKIWSAKSEGKVLNWKQVNSKFPDQKLKLYAPASDTGTFDYMTQAVTGKAKNGRTDYTPSHNQNLLVQGVAGDASALGYVGISYYIQNQEKLNLVAVENLKGKCEKPVPVDNVVKNIYTPLSRPLFIYVSKKSLDTKPSVKEFVEFYIENSWKWVDSVGYVALPDEAYVKVKRKFATGETGTKFKKAKPGEPITNFI; encoded by the coding sequence ATGAACTTTCATAGTCGATTTAAAGGTAGCTTTTTTCTAGCATCTTTGCTACTTATGAGCAGTAGTATTACTGCTTGTGGCGGTGGTTCAGGACAGAAGCGTCAAGTAAGTATCGACGGTGCAGCCGTAGGATTCCCGATTTCTTTAGCAGTTGCAGAAGAATATCAAAAGGTGAAATCTGCAGCCGCAGTTAGTGTGGCTTCTAGTGGTACTGGGGGAGGTTTCAGTAAGTTTTGTGCTGGCGATATTGATATCGTTGGTGCTTCTCGGACTATTAGAGATGAAGAATTGAAAAAATGTGGCAGCAAGAAGATTGAATTTGTCGAGATACCTATAGCTTTAGATGGTATAGCGGTAATTGCCAACAAACAAAATAACTTTGCTAAATGTTTAACTATTGATGAACTGAAAAAGATTTGGAGTGCTAAATCAGAAGGTAAAGTCTTGAATTGGAAACAAGTTAATTCCAAGTTTCCTGATCAAAAACTCAAGCTTTACGCTCCAGCTTCTGATACTGGGACATTTGATTATATGACTCAAGCCGTCACTGGTAAAGCCAAGAATGGACGTACAGATTACACTCCTAGTCATAATCAAAACTTGTTAGTCCAAGGGGTGGCAGGTGATGCTTCAGCATTGGGTTATGTGGGGATATCTTACTACATTCAAAACCAAGAAAAACTGAATTTAGTGGCGGTGGAAAATCTCAAAGGTAAGTGTGAAAAACCAGTACCAGTAGATAATGTTGTGAAAAATATCTACACACCTTTGTCTCGTCCTCTCTTCATCTACGTCAGTAAGAAATCCTTAGATACGAAGCCATCAGTCAAAGAATTTGTCGAGTTTTATATAGAAAATTCTTGGAAGTGGGTAGATAGCGTGGGTTATGTAGCGCTACCTGATGAAGCTTACGTCAAAGTAAAACGTAAATTCGCCACTGGTGAAACTGGAACAAAATTCAAAAAAGCCAAACCAGGTGAGCCAATCACCAACTTTATTTAG